A genomic stretch from Methylophilus medardicus includes:
- a CDS encoding RsmB/NOP family class I SAM-dependent RNA methyltransferase: MNQSLMRQTAMLLNDLLKFESPADAKLSEFFRQHRELGTKERAWVAETAYGVLRRYRYLREVSVSEADEQEDTRKLIIAWLLKIEGKSIRDLDELLDERQKEWAVTIKSKNSEGFSPAVLADVRDWLWLKLVEEYGETEAMTICRSMFEQASLDLRVNTIKASREEVLSRMLAENTVKDNVIAPTPFSPLGIRMGARLNIGKHILFTEGKIEVQDEGSQLLSYLVAPKRGQMVADLCAGAGGKTLALGALMKNTGRLYAFDVSEKRLNNLGQRLKRSGLSNLQAQLINNENDLKLKRLNGKFDRVLVDAPCSGLGTLRRNPDLKWRQAEEDVAELNVKQTNILARAAKLCKAGGRVVYATCSLLRDENEAIAEAFLQAHPDFKLVPANEALAQQNILLDTGVYLKLLPHVHGTDGFFAAVFEKTA; encoded by the coding sequence ATGAACCAATCTCTCATGCGCCAGACGGCGATGTTATTAAACGACCTGCTGAAGTTTGAAAGCCCAGCAGATGCCAAACTCAGTGAGTTTTTTCGCCAACATCGTGAGTTAGGCACCAAAGAGCGTGCCTGGGTGGCCGAGACCGCCTATGGCGTGCTGCGCCGCTACCGTTATCTACGCGAAGTCAGTGTCAGCGAAGCCGATGAGCAAGAGGATACGCGCAAGCTGATCATTGCCTGGCTATTAAAGATTGAAGGCAAAAGCATCCGCGATCTGGATGAGTTGTTGGACGAGCGGCAAAAAGAATGGGCAGTGACCATTAAAAGCAAAAATAGCGAGGGATTTTCCCCGGCGGTGCTGGCCGATGTCCGTGACTGGTTGTGGTTGAAATTGGTCGAGGAGTACGGTGAAACCGAAGCGATGACCATTTGTCGCAGTATGTTTGAACAGGCGAGTCTCGACTTGCGGGTCAATACTATCAAAGCCAGCCGCGAAGAGGTATTGTCACGCATGTTGGCTGAAAATACGGTCAAAGATAACGTCATCGCGCCGACCCCATTCTCACCGTTAGGGATTCGCATGGGCGCTCGCCTCAATATTGGTAAGCATATCTTGTTTACCGAAGGCAAAATTGAAGTGCAAGACGAAGGCAGTCAATTGCTGAGTTATCTGGTGGCTCCCAAGCGTGGCCAGATGGTGGCAGATTTATGTGCAGGTGCAGGCGGTAAAACCCTTGCATTGGGTGCACTGATGAAAAACACCGGCCGTTTATATGCCTTTGATGTGTCTGAAAAGCGCTTAAACAATTTGGGGCAACGCCTCAAGCGCAGTGGCTTATCGAATCTACAAGCACAACTCATTAACAATGAAAACGACCTAAAACTCAAACGTCTCAACGGGAAATTTGACCGTGTACTGGTCGATGCGCCCTGCAGCGGCTTGGGGACTTTACGTCGCAACCCCGACTTGAAGTGGCGCCAGGCCGAAGAGGATGTGGCTGAACTGAATGTCAAACAAACCAACATCCTCGCCCGTGCCGCCAAGCTGTGCAAAGCGGGCGGGAGGGTTGTGTATGCGACTTGCAGCTTGTTACGTGATGAAAATGAAGCGATTGCTGAAGCCTTTTTGCAAGCACACCCAGACTTTAAGCTGGTCCCTGCCAATGAGGCGTTAGCGCAACAAAATATTTTGCTGGATACTGGCGTGTATTTGAAATTGTTACCGCATGTGCATGGCACAGATGGTTTTTTTGCGGCGGTATTTGAGAAAACCGCCTAG
- a CDS encoding DUF3108 domain-containing protein has translation MQPSGMRHWIQQHISWPLLLALVCSLSIHLLVIEQIDWRRWFEDTQRPPAELQARLMPVLPAVLPKPAQPQDDSPRVPKAKPAQTAPANAQPVPAPTAPVEPLPVVDEPSITQEAPAETRLADIQAWHEMVPPEVVNDEPQAQPYQRVSTEFSVFVNGEQRPAGSAKIEYVRDTPDTYRLRWQVEGRGLLKLLYPSLEQLSEGEVTPRGLKPQHYRYAFGSRSDKIYEASFDWETNIISLKTSKGEQRLDLRVNTQDILSFMYQFMFVPPLEEMHVTLTNGRRLGEYEYRFDGEESLVIADQTIQTVHISHTRGDTDEKVELWLASEYRYVPVKIKKLEKNGMVIEQVATRLITE, from the coding sequence ATGCAACCATCTGGGATGCGACACTGGATTCAACAGCATATCTCTTGGCCATTGCTGCTGGCCTTGGTTTGCTCATTAAGCATTCACCTGTTGGTCATTGAGCAAATAGATTGGCGTCGCTGGTTTGAAGATACCCAGCGCCCCCCCGCCGAGTTGCAAGCCCGTTTAATGCCCGTGTTACCTGCGGTGTTGCCCAAACCCGCGCAACCTCAGGATGATTCTCCGCGTGTGCCGAAAGCGAAGCCTGCGCAAACTGCGCCCGCCAATGCACAACCCGTGCCGGCCCCAACTGCGCCAGTCGAACCCTTGCCAGTGGTGGATGAACCGTCTATCACGCAGGAGGCGCCGGCTGAAACCCGTCTGGCGGATATACAGGCTTGGCATGAAATGGTGCCTCCCGAGGTGGTGAATGACGAGCCGCAAGCGCAACCTTATCAACGCGTCAGTACGGAGTTTTCCGTGTTTGTGAATGGCGAACAACGCCCCGCAGGTAGCGCCAAGATTGAGTATGTGCGCGATACGCCTGACACTTATCGTTTACGTTGGCAGGTTGAAGGGCGCGGTCTGTTAAAATTGTTATATCCTTCGCTCGAGCAGCTGAGTGAGGGGGAAGTGACGCCGCGTGGGTTAAAGCCACAACATTACCGTTACGCGTTTGGCAGTCGCTCCGACAAGATCTACGAGGCGAGCTTTGACTGGGAAACCAACATCATTAGCTTGAAAACCAGCAAAGGTGAGCAGCGGTTGGATCTGCGGGTCAATACACAAGACATTCTGAGTTTCATGTATCAGTTTATGTTTGTGCCGCCGCTAGAGGAGATGCACGTCACGCTCACCAATGGCCGCCGCCTAGGCGAATATGAATATCGCTTTGATGGCGAAGAGTCTCTGGTGATTGCTGACCAGACGATTCAAACGGTCCACATCAGCCATACCCGTGGTGACACGGATGAAAAAGTAGAACTGTGGCTGGCCAGCGAGTATCGCTATGTGCCGGTCAAAATCAAAAAACTGGAGAAAAACGGCATGGTGATTGAGCAAGTCGCCACGCGGTTGATCACCGAATAA
- a CDS encoding DUF3108 domain-containing protein, with product MARAFVAIGLMLGSAMLSAAPKQLTLTYDLLQQGISIGTVKDELTVSGNRYQIASLVEGKGIYKLMGERTLSSQGQVFSNALRPSQFESRQSKHPDKALISQFDWAKKVLNMQIKGSQASDKLSKGAQDLLSVMYCWMWQPPKAKQINIAVANGKKIAPHSFVVTEESDPLETTAGTFRVVKLSDADGEKTLYLAKDKGYLPVKLVIDDDGKHLEQVITSITGQ from the coding sequence ATGGCACGTGCGTTTGTGGCCATCGGGTTGATGCTGGGCAGCGCAATGCTGTCTGCCGCACCCAAGCAACTGACATTGACCTATGATTTGCTGCAACAAGGCATTTCTATCGGCACTGTCAAAGATGAACTCACCGTGAGCGGCAACCGTTATCAGATCGCTTCGCTGGTGGAGGGTAAGGGGATTTATAAGTTGATGGGTGAGCGCACACTCTCCAGTCAGGGGCAGGTATTTTCAAATGCGCTGCGGCCCAGTCAATTTGAATCCCGGCAGTCCAAACACCCGGATAAGGCCTTGATCAGTCAATTTGATTGGGCAAAAAAAGTACTCAACATGCAAATTAAAGGGTCGCAGGCATCCGACAAGCTGAGCAAAGGTGCGCAAGATTTATTGAGTGTGATGTATTGCTGGATGTGGCAACCGCCGAAAGCCAAACAGATCAATATTGCTGTGGCGAATGGGAAGAAAATTGCGCCTCATAGCTTTGTGGTGACTGAAGAAAGCGACCCGCTCGAGACCACGGCAGGGACATTTCGTGTGGTGAAGCTGAGCGATGCGGATGGTGAAAAAACCTTGTATCTGGCGAAAGATAAAGGTTACTTACCAGTGAAACTGGTGATTGATGATGATGGAAAACACCTGGAGCAGGTGATCACTAGTATCACCGGGCAGTAA